In Streptomyces sp. TS71-3, the following proteins share a genomic window:
- a CDS encoding Tm-1-like ATP-binding domain-containing protein — translation MATVVLIGTMDTKGEEYAWLADRVRAHGADAVTVDVGAFSHADADVGAAEVAIAGGADLSALREANDRGAAMEAMASGAAAVVLALHAEDRLDAVLAVGGSGGSSVAARAMRALPVGVPKLLVSTMAAGDVSPYVGESDVTLMYSVVDVAGINSVSEQVFGNAAAAAAAMAAEQENRRGAPAGESRPLVGLSMFGLTTPAVDEARAELVRLGYEPLVFHATGAGGRALEKLAGDGRLAGVLDLTTTELADDLVGGVLSAGPHRLEAAGERGIPQVVSTGAVDMVNFGPRETVPAGFGDRTFVVHNPTVTLMRTTPEENAELGRRIGTKLSGARGPVTVLLPLRGVSGIDKDGGPFRDTAADDALFSSLRGAADGSPVEVVEVDAHINDPGFGRDAAQRLHRMIAATG, via the coding sequence ATGGCCACGGTCGTTCTCATCGGCACGATGGACACCAAGGGCGAGGAGTACGCGTGGCTCGCCGACCGGGTACGGGCGCACGGCGCGGACGCCGTCACGGTGGACGTGGGTGCGTTCTCGCATGCGGACGCGGACGTCGGAGCGGCGGAGGTGGCCATCGCGGGCGGCGCGGACCTCAGCGCCCTCCGGGAGGCGAACGACCGCGGCGCGGCCATGGAGGCGATGGCCTCCGGTGCCGCCGCGGTGGTGCTGGCGCTGCACGCGGAGGACCGGCTCGACGCCGTGCTCGCCGTCGGCGGCTCCGGCGGCTCGTCGGTCGCGGCCCGGGCCATGCGCGCCCTGCCCGTCGGCGTCCCCAAGCTCCTGGTCTCCACCATGGCCGCGGGCGACGTCTCGCCGTACGTGGGCGAATCGGACGTCACGCTGATGTACTCGGTGGTCGACGTGGCCGGGATCAACTCGGTCTCCGAGCAGGTCTTCGGCAACGCCGCGGCAGCGGCAGCCGCGATGGCGGCGGAGCAGGAGAACCGCCGCGGCGCGCCCGCGGGCGAGAGCAGGCCGCTCGTCGGCCTGTCGATGTTCGGCCTGACCACACCCGCCGTCGACGAGGCACGCGCTGAGCTGGTGCGCCTCGGCTACGAACCGCTCGTCTTCCACGCCACCGGTGCCGGCGGGCGGGCGCTGGAGAAGCTGGCAGGCGACGGCCGGCTCGCGGGAGTGCTCGACCTGACCACCACGGAGCTCGCCGACGACCTCGTCGGGGGCGTGCTGAGCGCGGGGCCGCACCGGCTGGAGGCGGCCGGCGAGCGGGGCATCCCGCAGGTCGTCTCGACCGGTGCGGTCGACATGGTCAACTTCGGCCCGCGGGAGACCGTGCCAGCCGGCTTCGGCGACCGGACCTTCGTGGTCCACAATCCGACCGTGACGCTGATGCGCACCACGCCGGAGGAGAACGCGGAACTCGGCCGGCGCATCGGCACGAAGCTGTCCGGCGCACGCGGCCCGGTCACCGTCCTCCTGCCGCTGCGCGGTGTGAGCGGCATAGACAAGGACGGCGGGCCGTTCCGGGACACCGCCGCGGACGACGCGCTCTTCTCCTCGCTGCGCGGCGCGGCCGACGGCTCGCCGGTCGAGGTCGTCGAGGTGGACGCGCACATCAACGACCCCGGGTTCGGGCGCGACGCGGCCCAGCGCCTGCACCGGATGATCGCCGCGACCGGCTGA
- a CDS encoding EF-hand domain-containing protein gives MASAFQERKLKGMFAAFDADGDGFLREDDFRALVDRWSRLPGVDPGTESHARMETLLMGWWAALLENGDANGDGTVDMDELLSLVGKLPTMTGDVTATAELLFEAVDADGDGRITPEEHRRLVETWNGRPVDLTGIFDLLDLNGDGHLDREEFSTLWRQFWISDDPAAPGNWLCGRFPA, from the coding sequence ATGGCCAGTGCGTTTCAGGAGCGCAAACTCAAGGGGATGTTCGCGGCGTTCGACGCGGACGGCGACGGCTTTCTGCGCGAGGACGACTTCAGGGCGCTCGTCGACCGCTGGAGCCGGCTGCCGGGAGTGGACCCGGGGACGGAGTCGCACGCGCGGATGGAGACGCTGCTGATGGGCTGGTGGGCGGCGCTCCTGGAGAACGGCGACGCGAACGGCGACGGCACGGTCGACATGGACGAACTGCTCTCGCTCGTCGGCAAGCTGCCCACCATGACCGGGGACGTCACCGCGACCGCCGAGCTTCTCTTCGAGGCGGTGGACGCCGACGGCGACGGCCGTATCACCCCGGAAGAACACCGGAGGCTCGTCGAGACCTGGAACGGTCGGCCCGTGGACCTGACGGGCATCTTCGACCTGCTCGACCTGAACGGCGACGGCCACCTCGACCGCGAGGAGTTCTCGACGCTCTGGCGCCAGTTCTGGATCAGCGACGACCCGGCGGCCCCGGGCAACTGGCTCTGCGGCCGCTTCCCCGCCTGA
- a CDS encoding Rieske 2Fe-2S domain-containing protein, which produces MGSAREYSGTISEGPTPADVARAPGLPFPSGWSALAFSDELRPGTVLTRPLAGQDVVLYRRASGAVHAIEPFCPHLGAHLGLAKVDGDRLVCPFHFFAFGPDGRCAETAYDAPPPRLSLTPLPVLEVNGAVFVWRHHDGREPDWSIPQWHTVGHLPARHRAWELAGHAQEVIENSVDLGHFATLHGWAKAEMGGPVSYDKAAFHVSMRAHERAPVLGDFVVEIEVDGFGLACLHADIRTPRIGLQMCTMVMPTAIAPGRMQFRQLNRIAFTEPRRLPSPLARAVSRTAARLFDGPIFRSSCDFTAADFPIWQHKRYLQPPGLAQGDGPIGVFRRWARQFYPGPEKTGPQEAGPEKTRGE; this is translated from the coding sequence ATGGGATCGGCACGCGAGTACTCCGGGACCATCAGCGAGGGGCCGACTCCGGCGGATGTGGCGCGCGCGCCCGGTCTGCCCTTTCCGAGCGGCTGGTCGGCGCTGGCCTTCTCCGACGAGCTGCGGCCGGGCACGGTCCTCACCCGGCCGCTCGCCGGCCAGGACGTGGTGCTGTACCGCCGCGCCTCGGGAGCGGTCCATGCCATCGAGCCGTTCTGCCCCCATCTCGGCGCGCACCTGGGCCTGGCGAAGGTCGACGGCGACCGCCTGGTGTGCCCCTTCCACTTCTTCGCGTTCGGCCCCGACGGCCGGTGCGCGGAGACGGCGTACGACGCTCCGCCGCCGAGGCTCTCGCTGACACCGCTGCCGGTGCTGGAGGTCAACGGCGCCGTGTTCGTCTGGCGGCACCACGACGGCCGTGAGCCTGACTGGTCGATCCCGCAGTGGCACACCGTCGGCCACCTGCCGGCCCGTCACCGGGCCTGGGAACTGGCGGGCCACGCCCAGGAGGTGATCGAGAACTCCGTGGACCTCGGGCACTTCGCCACGCTGCACGGCTGGGCGAAGGCCGAGATGGGCGGCCCGGTCAGCTACGACAAGGCCGCCTTCCACGTCTCGATGAGAGCCCACGAACGGGCGCCCGTGCTCGGCGACTTCGTGGTGGAGATCGAGGTGGACGGGTTCGGGCTCGCCTGCCTGCACGCCGACATCCGCACCCCGCGCATCGGCCTTCAGATGTGCACGATGGTCATGCCGACGGCCATTGCCCCCGGCCGCATGCAGTTCCGCCAGCTCAACCGCATCGCCTTCACGGAACCGCGCCGGCTGCCCTCACCGCTGGCACGCGCGGTGAGCAGAACGGCCGCCAGGCTGTTCGACGGCCCCATCTTCCGGTCGAGTTGCGACTTCACCGCCGCCGACTTCCCGATCTGGCAGCACAAGCGCTACCTCCAGCCGCCCGGACTCGCCCAGGGCGACGGGCCCATCGGCGTGTTCCGCCGCTGGGCCAGGCAGTTCTATCCGGGGCCGGAGAAGACCGGGCCGCAGGAGGCGGGTCCGGAGAAGACCCGCGGGGAGTGA
- a CDS encoding metallophosphoesterase family protein, translated as MSNDEQLFTSYLSRRGMLAAAGVVGTAVAAGPLAGSASAAPSSSAATAGTPSAAGGPAGDPRSTPVVNGLHLQFGADASSEVVVSWHTLQPVKKARVLLGGPDGRYARSYQAQTASYTDAQSGQVVYAQHARLTGLAAGREYVYLAVHEGTQPVSGTFATAPKGRAAFTFTSFGDQGTPTTGKKFVPPAGVELPNPPFVNDNLGGPASGNLPTAIERVQPLFHLFNGDLCYANLATDRVRTWSDFWDNNTRSARFRPWMPAPGNHENELGNGPIGYRAFQTYFSLPRQAGQTDDTAGLWYAMTVGSVRVIFLANDDICLQDGGSSYVRGYSNGAQKAWLEKELRRTRADRDIDWVVVCMHQVAVSTADQFNGADLAIRQEWLPLFDEYGVDLVVCGHEHHYERSHPIRGRQENATLTPVPAATRTDVIDTTEGTVHMVIGGGGTSAPSNQLFFNPPACRVITSVGPADPTTGKRPPVYTREDAPWSAVRDSANSYGFAAFSVDPGRHPGDRTRITVTYYDVVGTQGELKPFETFTLERRRSDG; from the coding sequence ATGTCCAACGATGAGCAGTTGTTCACCTCGTACCTGTCGAGACGCGGCATGCTCGCGGCCGCCGGCGTCGTCGGTACCGCCGTCGCGGCCGGTCCGCTGGCCGGTTCGGCCTCCGCCGCCCCCTCCTCGTCGGCCGCGACGGCCGGGACGCCCTCAGCCGCCGGTGGACCGGCCGGCGACCCTCGGAGCACGCCGGTGGTCAACGGCCTGCACCTGCAGTTCGGCGCCGACGCCTCCAGCGAGGTCGTCGTCTCCTGGCACACGCTCCAGCCGGTGAAGAAGGCCCGCGTCCTGCTCGGCGGCCCGGACGGTCGCTACGCGCGCAGCTACCAGGCCCAGACGGCGAGCTACACCGACGCCCAGTCCGGCCAGGTCGTGTACGCCCAGCACGCCCGCCTCACCGGTCTCGCGGCCGGGCGGGAGTACGTGTACCTCGCCGTGCACGAGGGCACCCAGCCCGTCTCCGGCACCTTCGCCACGGCGCCGAAGGGCCGCGCGGCCTTCACGTTCACCAGCTTCGGCGACCAGGGCACGCCCACCACCGGGAAGAAGTTCGTGCCGCCCGCGGGCGTCGAGCTGCCCAACCCGCCGTTCGTCAACGACAACCTCGGCGGTCCGGCGTCCGGCAACCTGCCCACCGCGATCGAGCGCGTCCAGCCGCTGTTCCACCTCTTCAACGGCGACCTGTGCTACGCCAACCTGGCCACCGACCGGGTGCGCACCTGGTCGGACTTCTGGGACAACAACACCCGCAGCGCGCGCTTCCGCCCCTGGATGCCCGCGCCCGGCAACCACGAGAACGAGCTCGGCAACGGCCCCATCGGCTACCGGGCCTTCCAGACGTACTTCTCGCTGCCGCGGCAGGCCGGGCAGACCGACGACACCGCCGGCCTCTGGTACGCGATGACCGTCGGCTCGGTCCGGGTGATCTTCCTCGCCAACGACGACATCTGCCTCCAGGACGGCGGCAGCAGCTACGTGCGCGGCTACTCCAACGGCGCGCAGAAGGCGTGGCTGGAGAAGGAACTGCGCCGCACCCGGGCCGACCGCGACATCGACTGGGTCGTGGTGTGCATGCACCAGGTCGCCGTCAGCACCGCGGACCAGTTCAACGGCGCCGACCTCGCCATCCGCCAGGAGTGGCTGCCGCTGTTCGACGAGTACGGCGTGGACCTCGTCGTCTGCGGCCACGAGCACCACTACGAGCGGAGCCACCCGATACGCGGCCGGCAGGAGAACGCGACGCTCACCCCGGTCCCCGCGGCGACCCGTACGGACGTCATCGACACCACCGAGGGCACCGTCCACATGGTGATCGGCGGCGGTGGCACGTCCGCGCCGTCGAACCAGCTGTTCTTCAACCCGCCGGCGTGCCGCGTCATCACGTCGGTCGGCCCCGCCGATCCGACGACGGGCAAGCGCCCGCCGGTCTACACCCGCGAGGACGCGCCGTGGTCCGCGGTCCGCGACTCCGCGAACTCCTACGGTTTCGCCGCGTTCAGCGTGGACCCGGGCCGGCACCCCGGTGACAGGACGCGGATCACCGTGACGTACTACGACGTCGTCGGCACGCAGGGCGAGTTGAAGCCGTTCGAGACGTTCACCCTGGAGCGCCGCCGTTCCGACGGCTGA
- a CDS encoding cupin domain-containing protein, protein MNKLLRSGLVASAVAGLTLAATTASATPGSGVTGTIISQTTIDGKDYVLREITIEPGGSTGWHFHDGTLYAYVKQGTLSHFNSSCGTDGTYKKGAFFTEPSGADHVHVGRNLGSEPMVLDVLYVDPAGSPLSEDAPNPGCDFQ, encoded by the coding sequence ATGAACAAACTTCTTCGGTCAGGTCTGGTCGCCTCGGCGGTCGCCGGACTGACCCTCGCGGCCACGACCGCCAGCGCCACCCCCGGATCGGGCGTCACCGGAACGATCATCAGCCAGACGACGATCGACGGAAAGGACTACGTCCTCCGCGAGATCACCATCGAGCCGGGCGGCAGCACGGGCTGGCACTTCCACGACGGCACCCTGTACGCCTACGTGAAGCAGGGGACGCTCAGCCACTTCAACTCCTCCTGCGGCACCGACGGGACGTACAAGAAGGGCGCGTTCTTCACCGAGCCCTCCGGCGCCGACCACGTCCACGTGGGGCGCAACCTCGGCTCGGAGCCCATGGTGCTCGACGTCCTCTACGTGGACCCCGCCGGAAGCCCGCTGTCGGAGGACGCGCCCAACCCGGGCTGCGACTTCCAGTAG
- the pabB gene encoding aminodeoxychorismate synthase component I, producing MRTLIIDNYDSFTHNLYHLVGRATGVAPVVVRNDEPGWRPDLLREFDNVVISPGPGSPERPPDFGVCADAVRAGRIPLLGVCLGHQGICQVLGGRVEPAPEVRHGLTSRIVHDGDGLFEGIPSPFEAVRYHSLVAAALPEGIEPVAHADDGVLMAIRHRTRPLWGVQFHPESISSEHGLRLMRNFAELTRRWQRTHGVEPAAAPAVHRTRVAEEPAPAYTHRVHSRVLPPGLSLDPEAVFAELYGATDRAFWLDSSLHADGRGRFSFMGDARGPLARTLTADVWAGRVTVSDAAGEHVHRGGVFDWMRDDLAARRVDVPDLPHGFALGWVGYLGYELKAETGGERVHRSPHPDAQMIFADRAVAFDHRTDEVRLLALAEAGSPEPAERWLAETAERLLRLPRPENPSRVQGAPEAPNRTAPAAQVAGRFGALRLRHGKNRYLSLVAACRKEIEAGETYEVCLTNAGRVDGALDPWEAYRALRRANPVPFAALLRFGGLSVLSCSPERFLQVTGDGVAESRPIKGTRPRSADPAEDARLRAELLASEKDRAENLMITDLVRNDLGSCAVLGSVTVDPLFAVESFSTVHQLVSTVRARLRPHRTAVDCVRAAFPAGSMTGAPKIRTMQVLDRLEEGPRGVYSGALGYFSLSGAADFSVVIRTLVVSADRVDFGVGGAVIALSDAEAEYEETAVKATPLLKLLGLPFPERGTGQVPGAATSAGRPIVRGHQGLL from the coding sequence TTGAGAACCCTGATCATCGACAACTACGACTCGTTCACGCACAACCTGTACCACCTCGTCGGGCGGGCCACGGGCGTGGCGCCCGTCGTCGTGCGCAACGACGAACCCGGCTGGCGCCCTGACCTGCTGCGGGAGTTCGACAACGTCGTGATCTCGCCCGGCCCCGGCAGCCCCGAGCGGCCGCCCGACTTCGGCGTCTGCGCCGACGCCGTGCGCGCCGGGCGGATCCCGCTGCTGGGGGTGTGCCTGGGCCACCAGGGCATCTGCCAGGTCCTCGGCGGCCGGGTGGAGCCGGCGCCCGAGGTGCGGCACGGCCTCACCTCGCGCATCGTCCACGACGGCGACGGCCTGTTCGAGGGCATCCCCTCACCGTTCGAGGCCGTGCGGTACCACTCCCTCGTGGCCGCCGCGCTGCCCGAGGGGATCGAACCGGTCGCCCACGCCGACGACGGCGTGCTGATGGCGATCAGGCACCGCACCCGGCCCCTCTGGGGCGTGCAGTTCCACCCCGAGTCGATCTCCTCGGAGCACGGTCTCAGGCTCATGCGCAACTTCGCGGAGCTTACCCGCCGGTGGCAGCGCACGCACGGCGTCGAACCGGCCGCCGCGCCCGCCGTCCACCGCACCCGGGTGGCCGAGGAGCCCGCTCCCGCGTACACCCACCGGGTCCACTCGCGGGTGCTTCCCCCGGGTCTCTCGCTGGACCCCGAGGCCGTCTTCGCGGAGCTGTACGGGGCCACTGACCGCGCGTTCTGGCTGGACAGCAGCCTGCACGCGGACGGCCGCGGGCGGTTCTCCTTCATGGGGGACGCCCGGGGGCCGCTGGCACGCACCCTTACGGCCGACGTGTGGGCCGGCCGCGTCACCGTCTCGGACGCGGCGGGCGAACACGTCCACCGGGGCGGCGTCTTCGACTGGATGCGGGACGACCTGGCAGCGCGCCGGGTCGACGTCCCCGATCTGCCGCACGGGTTCGCGCTCGGCTGGGTCGGCTACCTCGGCTACGAGCTCAAGGCCGAGACCGGCGGCGAGCGCGTCCACCGCTCCCCGCACCCCGACGCACAGATGATCTTCGCGGACCGGGCCGTCGCCTTCGACCACCGCACGGACGAGGTCCGGCTGCTCGCACTCGCCGAGGCCGGGTCCCCGGAACCGGCCGAGCGGTGGCTCGCGGAGACCGCGGAACGGCTGCTGCGGCTGCCGCGTCCGGAGAACCCGTCCCGCGTGCAGGGCGCTCCGGAGGCGCCGAACCGAACGGCCCCGGCGGCGCAGGTGGCCGGCCGCTTCGGAGCACTACGGCTGCGCCACGGGAAGAACCGTTACCTCTCCCTCGTCGCCGCCTGCCGGAAGGAGATCGAGGCGGGCGAGACCTACGAGGTCTGCCTGACCAACGCGGGCCGGGTGGACGGCGCCCTCGACCCCTGGGAGGCCTACCGCGCGCTGCGCCGCGCCAACCCGGTGCCGTTCGCCGCGCTGCTCAGGTTCGGCGGGCTCTCGGTGCTCAGCTGCTCGCCCGAGCGGTTCCTCCAGGTGACCGGCGACGGTGTCGCCGAGTCGAGGCCCATCAAGGGGACCCGGCCGCGGTCCGCCGATCCCGCCGAGGACGCCCGGCTCCGCGCGGAGTTGCTGGCCAGCGAGAAGGACCGGGCCGAGAACCTGATGATCACGGACCTGGTCCGCAACGACCTCGGCAGCTGCGCGGTACTCGGTTCGGTGACGGTGGACCCGCTGTTCGCGGTCGAGAGCTTCAGCACCGTCCACCAGCTGGTGAGCACGGTGCGGGCCAGGCTGCGGCCGCACCGCACGGCCGTGGACTGCGTCCGCGCCGCCTTCCCCGCGGGCTCCATGACCGGGGCGCCGAAGATCCGCACGATGCAGGTGCTCGACCGCCTGGAGGAGGGCCCGCGCGGGGTGTACTCGGGCGCCCTCGGCTACTTCTCGCTGTCCGGCGCCGCGGACTTCAGCGTCGTGATCCGGACGCTCGTGGTCTCCGCGGACCGGGTGGACTTCGGCGTCGGAGGCGCCGTCATCGCGCTGTCCGACGCGGAGGCCGAGTACGAGGAGACCGCCGTCAAGGCCACTCCCCTGCTGAAGCTGCTCGGCCTTCCCTTTCCGGAACGCGGCACCGGTCAGGTTCCTGGTGCGGCGACGTCGGCGGGGCGGCCCATCGTTCGAGGCCACCAGGGCCTGTTGTAG
- a CDS encoding haloacid dehalogenase type II: protein MTRVIAFDVNETLLDLSTLDERFLTLFGSAALRPQWFATMLQLSFVGGLTGEYVDFTTAQRAALEMVARREGVDLTEEDVTGTVEGMTALRPHADVPGALRRLAATDLKVVALTNSVLWVAEAQLTHAGIRDSFDRVMSADDVRHLKPAPEPYHAVARTFDVSPGDVRLVAAHSWDVAGALAAGCRAAFVARPGQVPSPLGLQPDIVAADVAEVVDRIIEVDLGA from the coding sequence ATGACCCGAGTGATCGCTTTCGACGTCAACGAGACACTGCTGGACCTGAGCACGCTGGACGAGCGGTTCCTGACGCTGTTCGGCTCGGCGGCGCTGCGCCCGCAGTGGTTCGCCACGATGCTCCAGCTGTCGTTCGTCGGCGGCCTGACGGGCGAGTACGTCGACTTCACGACCGCGCAGCGCGCCGCGCTGGAGATGGTCGCGCGGCGCGAGGGGGTCGACCTCACCGAGGAGGACGTCACCGGCACGGTGGAGGGGATGACCGCGCTGCGCCCGCACGCCGACGTCCCCGGCGCGCTGCGCAGGCTCGCGGCCACGGACCTGAAGGTGGTGGCCCTGACCAACTCCGTGCTGTGGGTGGCCGAGGCGCAGCTGACGCACGCCGGTATCCGTGACTCCTTCGACCGGGTGATGTCGGCGGACGACGTCCGGCACCTCAAGCCGGCCCCGGAGCCCTATCACGCCGTGGCGCGCACCTTCGACGTGTCGCCCGGGGACGTCCGGCTGGTGGCGGCCCACTCGTGGGACGTTGCGGGCGCGCTCGCCGCCGGCTGCCGTGCCGCGTTCGTCGCCCGCCCCGGCCAGGTGCCGAGCCCGCTCGGCCTTCAGCCCGACATCGTGGCGGCGGACGTCGCGGAGGTGGTCGACCGGATCATCGAGGTGGACCTGGGCGCCTGA